Below is a window of Actinomycetes bacterium DNA.
CCCGTTCGACCGATGCGAGCGCGAGCCGCAGGTCGGCGGTCAGCGTGTCAGCGGTCGCGACCAGCCGCGCGTTGCCGAGCAGCGCCACCAGGGAGGCGTGGAACTCCAGGTGGGCATGCGTCGACTCCACCGAGCTGCCGGCGTCACCGGCGCGGGCGGCTCGGGCGTACGTCGACAGGGCAGCTGTGACCGGAGCCAGGTCGGCCCCTGCTGCGCCGGCCCGGACGCCCGCGCTCTCCAGCACCAGCCGGGCCTCGAAGATGTCGGCGATGTCGCGCGGCGTCAGCTCCGTCACCACGACGCCGCGATTCGGGTAGCGGGTCACCAGGCCCTCACCGGCGAGGACCTGCAGCGCCTCGCGGACGGTCGAGCGGGCCACCCCGAAGCCGGCGGCCAGGCTCACCTCGCGCAGCGGCTCCCC
It encodes the following:
- a CDS encoding GntR family transcriptional regulator; amino-acid sequence: MADVPAIDRSSTTERVADALRTMLFAGDLAPGEPLREVSLAAGFGVARSTVREALQVLAGEGLVTRYPNRGVVVTELTPRDIADIFEARLVLESAGVRAGAAGADLAPVTAALSTYARAARAGDAGSSVESTHAHLEFHASLVALLGNARLVATADTLTADLRLALASVERARRNARTQVADHRRLLTLMRAGDGDAAVAELEAHLGAAATSVAERVTRD